Genomic window (Ostrea edulis chromosome 9, xbOstEdul1.1, whole genome shotgun sequence):
AATGCCTGGGATGACTTTCTAGTACTTGTTAACACCCATAATAACAATCACCGCTTCATACATCAAAACAACGCAGATTTATGGCGGACGAATTTTCTTTATAATATAGAAATATTTGGAGTTCTCTGATGCTATCGGTGAAaatcattatatacatttattgtaagCGTGAACCTGGCTTTCTAGGGCAAAGGGGTAATAAAGGTCGATACAGAGAACCCAACTCTCTAGGATAAGGAGATAATAAAGGTCGGTTCATACAGTACCACATGTCGAATTGTCATTCGCAATCATCATAAAGTGTGTTTAAGACACAATGAAGTCTGGTAGAAAACCAAATCATTTATTGACCACCCTGCATCAGTTTTAATAAATAATGCACCGGACATAGCACCCACAGAATTGTCCCGAAAAATCAGTTCTTCTCCAAATTTAATTCCCCACCTATTTTAAAAGCATTTGTCCTATAAATTTAAACCAGTGCAGCTGATCCACCTGAAAGCCATGGAAGGGTTTGTCGTGCCACACTTGACGCGAAATCCTAGTCTGCATTGTCCTAAGCAAGTAACCAGTGTCCACGTCCGTTTGGTGATTTGGTCCTTTGAACTACTTTAGAACTAGCTTAAATTGTGACTCTAGGATCAATAAGAATCATCCTCATTTCAAATGTTTGCACATCAAACCACATTAGGCCGGCCTGAGTAAATTATGTGCTTTACGTCACCCACGCGGAAGTTGGCTGAACTGAATAAAAAGTAAATTCTGTTTGTTTCCATCCTATCTGAGAATTTTTTACTTCAGAGTGCCGTACATTTTGACCTATTCTAGGTGCTCAAGGTTGCATCAGGGATAGtttttttatcgtgccaacgccttcCGTGAAAAGGACTTCCGCTTTTAAGATCATacccaggggtctgtgtttgcccaattcttaattttgtattccttttcaTCTAAAAGACCAGTGATTTGCACTTCTAATGACGAACGCTTGTCGAATTCGAAGACAGAATCATTTCCTATATTAAACAATTAGCTTTGACACGGAGTTAAGATTCAGGATTGAACTCGATACCCCCAGTAACGACGCAAAATTCCTAGGCAATTGTAATCTTTTTACTGGCACTTGGTAATTTTGATACAGGAGTTGTTAGTTTTTGGGCATGACAATTGAGAGAAGTTTGTATTTATCACTTATTGATAACTATATATCAATTGTTTCCCAACACTACATACCTCCCTTTGGTTCCTATAGATCCCGTCTTTGGATCCGGACTGCAGTAGTCAGgagattttgtaaaataaatcagAGATTCTTTGGAAACACTTCGTACATTAGATCGCACAGGGACAAATAACCGCATATTTTTACGTTTTTTTCTCCGCACTTCCACAGCATTGGCatatagattttttaaagttgtcCCTATCACTGAgaaatccggaagtgacatccAGCACGTTTTGATGGAGCACGAGCCCGACACCCCGTGACACTTACAGGCTCTGGTCATGCTTCTGGCAACAAtctgtaaaaaagaaaagactgAAGTGCAGTCATTGTTTGAAGCAACAGACTCTGACCCTTACAAATAACTTTGTATCACGATGATGATTTCTAAATCTTATCAAACACCAAAGTCAATGACATAACGAATAAGGCATGCAGACATATTAGTAGTAAAACATGCACACAATATTCATTGTATATGTTAGAGGGACAGAACTCTTTTTCGAATTCGCTATTTGGACATGGATTTTACATCTTAGCATTCATCTTATGGTTAAATACTTTATGAAGAAACCCTTCCTCCCCCAATAATCAGCGACAATTAATATAGAAGTACACAATTCAGCAAAAGCCGTATTTACTCCGTTGAATCAACTTTGAGAAAAATTTTCTCTTACATACAAGTTTTTTTCCTTATGACTCTTAGCAAGAGTCATGACTCCTTTAACACGGTCCCGCCGAGGTAGCTTATAGAGGTTAGGACGTTCGCTTCACCACTGAGAGGCCCGGGTTCGACATCCCAGTGACTTCAGATTAAGTTAAATAAATGCCAAGTTGTGTGCTTGAACATGCAGACGCGctcaaaaaatcatttaaagggTGTTGCGACTTTACATAAAATGGTACCCTTTCCGTCCGAAAAAAGGTGGGGTGGAGCTCCCTATAAACTGGAAAAAGAATAAacttttctttgatatttttccCAACTAAGGAATGGCTGCACCCATCTCCTACATCTGCCATTAATTCTgtaaggaatttaaaaacatataaCTCGGTACAGACTTACCAGTCGCCCCACTTTGTTATTGTGTCTGTTCATCTGTGACTTCTTTGAGTTTTTAATTTTCCCTTTCTTCATCAGTTCTGCGTCAGTAAACTGCTCACTGAAGTGAAGCCCATATTTCAGGTCGTCCCCGCACCCACCCCACTTAAAGTTCCCTTGGGGCGGGTAGTTAGGCAAAGTACCACAGCTGCATTTGTTGGTAACTCCTACGCTACATGCACGTGCAATGGAATGCACGAGAGATGCGGA
Coding sequences:
- the LOC125659396 gene encoding protein Wnt-11b-2-like isoform X2 yields the protein MENMLFLGALYQSKQKSWTDDKNCSKSLGLLGKQTRQCRQNLDLMGTISHAAYVAMDTCQGQFSDRRWNCSSIRKTPKLSRDLARGTREQAYVYAISSASLVHSIARACSVGVTNKCSCGTLPNYPPQGNFKWGGCGDDLKYGLHFSEQFTDAELMKKGKIKNSKKSQMNRHNNKVGRLIVARSMTRACKCHGVSGSCSIKTCWMSLPDFSVIGTTLKNLYANAVEVRRKKRKNMRLFVPVRSNVRSVSKESLIYFTKSPDYCSPDPKTGSIGTKGRFCSSESSGWGGCDAMCCGRGYRSFTKTIVERCECKYYWCCYVKCKTCEKTLHLNVCR
- the LOC125659396 gene encoding protein Wnt-11b-2-like isoform X1, whose amino-acid sequence is MRRYEPVVSSLFVILLVCSRIAAVRWLALYQSKQKSWTDDKNCSKSLGLLGKQTRQCRQNLDLMGTISHAAYVAMDTCQGQFSDRRWNCSSIRKTPKLSRDLARGTREQAYVYAISSASLVHSIARACSVGVTNKCSCGTLPNYPPQGNFKWGGCGDDLKYGLHFSEQFTDAELMKKGKIKNSKKSQMNRHNNKVGRLIVARSMTRACKCHGVSGSCSIKTCWMSLPDFSVIGTTLKNLYANAVEVRRKKRKNMRLFVPVRSNVRSVSKESLIYFTKSPDYCSPDPKTGSIGTKGRFCSSESSGWGGCDAMCCGRGYRSFTKTIVERCECKYYWCCYVKCKTCEKTLHLNVCR